AAAACACATGCTGATAAAGCTCCCGGGAAACATCTGAGGCTTGGCATCCACCTATACTGGATGATATTAAACTTTTGAGATGCTAACTTCAGTGAATCAGTGCAAATGAAGTATTTCTTCTCTAAGGAATCAAACACAGTTCATTTTAGAACTAAATAGAACAGACTGAAAGTAAGTTTTATCCTGAACTTTCCAAACAGACATCTTCTAGACAGCCTCCACGTTATGGATTGTGTCAGTGGCCTTCCGAATGTGAAAACTGTGTAATTTGATTGAGGAGTCAAGTTTGAAAATAACAATCTATCCATTCTTTGTGCTTTAGAAcaattttcaaaaaacatttattacGCTCTCAGCCCATAACTGTTCCACTAAATTTTTGCTCTAAAAGTAACTCACATCTAAAGAATCATTTAGTTTATACCTATTCAAAAATAGAACTCATCCATTTTCTCTAGTGTTCCATGGAGGGGGGAAAATGGTCCAAAAAGATGTAGCAAAAATGATGTTTCCTATTTGGCTCTGCTGTTTTAATGTCCAGAGAAAAATCCTTTGTTGTCTTCACCTTGGTTTCAATAATGTTATCAATAACCTTTTCTTCCTCTGAATCTTGATCTGGTATCCAACTGAAAATAGACATACAATTAAATCAAGTTGGGTACAATTatcattaataaaacaaaaactttggtAAGGGGTGTCACTACATGAGAAAAGTAAATCAATTTCCAGCAAAATCAAAAAggcaattttcatttcattttccaaatttcaCTTCATTACTGTGTTTGTTCTTGAAACAACAAACATAATAATACATAAAGATGGCATTAAAAACAAGAGTTCCAATTCAAGACGatcaataaggatttttttcttaagtagaaACCAAGttacatttactttttctttggatTACAGTCAATATATGTTCTTTTAGAAAACTTTCAAGGTTTAAGTATATTTGAAATCAAATATATGTACTTGAAATCTTCAAATAAATACTGACTGGGAGTGGGGGAAGAGCCCTGAAAAGTGTTAAGTAACACAATGATTTTGGCTGACAGCATGTTCTTTAAGCCTCCCAGTGCAGTCACTTCTTAAGGATGGTAGGTAAAATGGAAGGTTCTAAAATCAGTTTATAAGGCAAAATTGCACTCAGTATTACTCCCTAAAAATCCTATAGGAAGGAATTATTTTGGCAACACACCCTATCAGAGTCCAACACAATCAGTATAGTACAGACACCCATTATTATTCTGAGTACTAGATGAAGTAGCTAAGagtcatattttcaaaaataaaaaataatctgtaaaAACAGGAATCATAAGCTGGTAAAAGCTCCTCATACTATGTAGGAACAGCTGATGCAGAGTTCCTGTCTTATCTTCAATAGGACAATCTGAAATAGCAAGCGAAATTATGAATtgttatgtttctgtttttttgctaAGCATGTACAACTGAAGTGATATTAGTTGTGACTTGACTCTGCTCAGTTTATAAGAATCTATTAGTTGGCTACAAAGTCTATTAGACTGTTCTTTCCAGCATCAAAGTGTAAGTGAAGAAGCTCTGCCTCACAAGCTCTGCCTGATATTTAGAAATGAACTGAAGCacttattatttttcattcaagACAATTAGAAAtttcctaaagaaataaaaattctaatatcTTAACTTTTTTGAACATCATAGAACAGGGAATTTCAGGGAGTTTAGTATAAATTCAGTCATTTGATATGATTACATAGTATAATTCACTAACTGCTACACTACGTATTCTTCATGACTTCTCTATTACCTAAACCTGCTCTGAAATTCTTAACAAATCTAAAGGCTTGTATTCTACATGGATAACTATGGCAGGGAAGGCAAGAAAATACTTCCCTCTTTTATTAAATGGCAGGAAAAGATGGCAGAGAACTGTGTCTCTTGAGAAAGGCAACAGTGTGAGAGTGTGGCCAAATTTAATCTAACTATATCTCCTCCCTGCATCTGATTAGCTGGCAAACATGCTCAAGTTATGTATACTGCTCCTGGGAAATAAATATCGGTATCCTGTTTCTTTTGTCAGCAAAAAGGAATTTTTAGTACAGTTcctaaagaaacaaaatcatgcTCAAGTCCAAGTGACTGCTTTCTTTAAAAGAATGTTCATATTCtgatatcattttttctttctccaagacAAGACTCTCAATTTTCATTCCAAAGATCTCTGCAGATCTTTCAAATCAAAAAATGTTAGAGCAGAATCCAGACTTCAATGCCTTCTTAGGCCCTAACTCCATAATCTATCACTCCAAAATTCTGACACAGATAGTGATATTTTCTACATAAGGTGAACGTGTATACACCTTACACCTCCACATTATGGATTGTGTATAACTGCCAAATGACCTAAATTCAGAATGACTGACATCAACTTTCAACCATTTATACTTGCCAACACTTCATTCTGGCACTTTCAGAAATTCATGTAGGTTTTCAGAATAACAGGAGAATCAGCCATGGGCTTTCATGGATGCTATATTAACATTCAACTCGCTGGAGTAAGAATATTATCTACATCCTTTTTCCAAATTGTATCACTGCAATTTACAACTATGAAGTACTCATACATTTAAATTCACATAGCTAATTTTTAgcataagcttttaaaaatctttaaccACTTACCATCGATCTTTTACATTCAAAAAATGAATATTGCAAAGCTTTGCAGTATCCTTCCTTCAAACACTGCCGAGGGGATTTTCCTTCCTatgacacataaaaaaatataaatgtctggGGAATTCTCTCACAAAATATGGAATCACTGTcctgaaaattgttctttttaaacatGTTAATAGAGGAAAGTAAAAAGTTATGTGAGAAATTGCTgttaattcattttgatttttggtGCTTACAGAGAAGggatagaatgaaaaaaattgtagTTAACTTTTGGGCACTTTAAGGGTACTGCTGAGTTCTTAAAAGCAGTAGTTTCCATAggatgcttttctttaaaatgtttatgtaaaAATCTATAAACTTGTATCTTCATCTCCTGAGAACTGTGAATTAAATCAgtaaaatcaaaagatttttagtGTTGGTACTAAACACTTTAcatcagtggtccccaacctttttggcttCAGGGACCAGTTATTTTTCCACAGAAGCAGGGCAGGAATGGGACCAGAGGTGGAGCCCAGGCAGTGATGGAAGCAATGGGGAGTGGATGTAAACACAAATGAAGCTTTGCTCAATCGCCCTCCACTTCCTAAGAGGCCATGCACTggaacctttttggcaccagggaccagtttcatggaagacagtttttccactgactaggagggagggtggggaaggaTGATGGGACAAAAGGTGGAGCTAAGGAGGTGATGCTATGTGGCCCAGTTCTCGACAGGCCACATTACCACAGCTTTACATAGATGATAGATGTTAATGAGGTAGGCTGGAGTACTTAAAACATGGGGAAAAACATAACCCAGATTTCATCTGCCCTACATAATCAGAGACTTCCCCTCAAGCAGATTTTGACTCTCCATCACTGCAACCACTCCCCAGACTTTGATTTTTCAAGTGCTGGTCACACTTCTCTAGTTTTTACTACTATAAAAAAAGCTACAGAGTACCACATCCATGGTGTTCCTGTTCTCCAGGAAATCTTGGCCACTTTCTCGTCTGTTATCCTGCCTGGGTCCAGTGATTCTCAAAAGTGGGTCAGTATAGCAAGCTTCCTTGCAATATTACATTCCTCCCCAGACTCTGCAATACTGGTGATGGGGTATGTTGGCTACATGAATAATGTGGAGGTAGACAAAAGACTGGATGATAGACTGCTCGTTGTCCATTAATATCATCTCTTCCTTTTTAACCAGCATATGGCTGGGCTGCATTTCCCAAAATTTCTGGATTGGTCCTGAAAGAGGTTTACCCCCTTTGCTACTGACACCATAAGGTTGGTAGACCTACGAAGTGGAGGCAGAACATTGTTGGACCATGAGTATGAGAATAACATCCTGTTATTATAAATTAgcataagcttttaaaaatctttaaccACTTACCATTGATCTTTTACATTCAAAAACTGTTAATGGAGACAAAAAAGGAGATACCCTGTGATGAATGAAGTTCCTCTGGTATATTTTCAATCTCCTAAGAGTAATTAAATTCTAATAAGTCTATCCAAGAGATGCCACTCAATCTTTTGCCTTGCTCCAGCCCTACCAGAATTTATATCCTTCCCACCATTACCTTGACTTTCTCGGAGCTCCTCTAGCACTATCTCCCAAGGCAGCACCTAGAACTATGTCTTTATGTTGAATTTCTCCAGAGTGTGGAGCCACATGTTTCAGGTGGCTTAAAGATTGGGAAGAACAGATTATAGCCCTCATCTGGCATGAGAGCAGATTAACTACTTTATTCAAGAAGTTTAGGATTCAGACGAGGTGGCCATACACAGCAGGCACAGACCTTGGTCTCCAGGGTCCTCAGTGGGGAGTGGTGGGTGGTAGCTGCTCTTTTAGACTACAGCTGAACAGCTGAAGGCACCACAAAGTAATTTAACACAAAATAATGAACTTCCTGTAAAAGGGCTGTTTATAATTGTCAGGTTcttctaactcagtggttctccaccttcctaatgccgcgacacttttaatacagttcttcatgttgtggtgaaaataattttatggttgggggtcatcacaacgtgaggaactgtattaaagggtcgcggcattaggaaggttgagaaccactgttctaactGAACTCAGCATCAATAAGACCACATAATCAATGGGGGAAGGCAAAGTCTGCACCAGGTGTCGTGCTCATAATCTCTGCCTGCAGATTTCTAAACGTCCAGAGATCCACTTTCCACACAAAAGAGACTATGTCCCATTCATAAGTATTT
The sequence above is a segment of the Nycticebus coucang isolate mNycCou1 chromosome 4, mNycCou1.pri, whole genome shotgun sequence genome. Coding sequences within it:
- the LOC128584633 gene encoding cytochrome c oxidase assembly factor 5 isoform X3, with amino-acid sequence MPRYYEDKPEGGPCSGVKEDLGVCLLQSDCVLQEGKSPRQCLKEGYCKALQYSFFECKRSMLDTRSRFRGRKGY